The Phaenicophaeus curvirostris isolate KB17595 chromosome 23, BPBGC_Pcur_1.0, whole genome shotgun sequence genome includes the window atgcagctttgGCTTGGAGAAGAGTTTTGGTACTTCACCTCAGCCAAGTCACTGTGCCAAATGCCACCAGTTGTCATAGAGAATCCATTTTTCATCACATGTCACAATATGATTGAGGAATCGGTCAGGTCTGTTATGCAGAAGGAGTGCAGAGCAGAGTTCTTCACCATGATTTTTTGTATTCAATCAGCCTTTGCAGCACCCAGTCATTGAGCCCTTTTGATTTTCCAGTTTGGTGCAAATGTTGAACAGAGAAGAACAATGTTAAGTTCTTCTACAAACTCTGGAGTTGTTTTGGGTGCGTCTGCTTCAACACTGGCCCCTCAGCTGGTTGTTGTCTGTTGCAGCACGACGCCCATGACTCTCCTCCCTCATCTTCAaggcttttatttcctttacaaaATGTTTGGAACCAATGATGAGCTGTATGTTCATTGACGGTCCCCTGGCCAAGTGCTTGGTTGATATTGGTTGataattatggaatggtttgtgttggaagggacattaaagcccatccagttccaccccctgccacaggcatggacacctcccactggatcaggttgctgagccatccaacctggccttgaacccctccagggatggggcagccactgctctgggcaacctgggcttccccatcctcacagcaaaacatttcttcctaagatcttatctcaatctcccctctttcagctcaaaagcATTCCCCCTCGTATTATCCCTGCTTTCCTTGATCaagagctttcctggagcccctttcagtacttgaaGCTGACAGGACTTTTTAGAAGTTGCgctgcctcccagctcctgTCGCCAGGAGACGCGTGCCACACGGTGAGGTCACAGTGATGGGACGCAGGCGTCCCAGTGACCCAGGGCACTGGTCGAGCTGCTGCCCGGGCACCAGACGCCACAGCCCTTCAGCCGCTGACAGGCAGGACTCCGTCTCGCTGCTCAGCCAAAGGGACGAGGCTCCAAGCTGCAACCCGGCTCAGCCATGAGAGACGGCATGGAGTCACCTTCACCAGACTCATCCTCCGACACGGAGGAGCCTGGTTTGGTGCCTCCATCTTCTCCCAGCCACGCAGGACGTGACATGGCAGCACCCGGGGATGCTGCCAGCACACCTCTCGCAGGAGAGAACTTTCAATGTAAGCCTGACGAGTGCGGGGTGCCCAGCCTCTGGTATCAGTGGTGGGAGGACAGCTGTGCCAAACCCAGCCCCTCTTCAGCCCGCAGGTTCCTCAAGACCCTCTGGAAGATCGTCTGCAGCCATCACTTCCAGTCAATCTGGTGGGCTGACGATGGACACTGCGTCGTCATCGCAGAAGAACTCTTCTGCAAGGAAGTCCTGGGGAGGAGGATCTTTGAAACTGAGTCCATGGGAGGCTTCATCGTCCAAATGAACCTCCATGGATTCCACATGATGGAGGGAGATTCTTCCATCTCTATCTCCGTTGGGAAGCTGCAAgcaatggcagcagcaggatcTTCTCTGGGCAAGGTACGTGAGTTCCTCCCCCATGAGAGAACGCTCAAGACATTTGGTGGGGAGAGGGGCACGTTCAGCTAGAAGAAACCTTTCCCAGGCAGGGAGCCAGGATGGGGGTGGGAGCACGCGGCCTGAGTTTGTCTCGGGGTGGTTGTCAGGAATTCTAAGGGCAGGATTTTGGAGGAGCAGAAGTGCTGACCAAAGGGACTTGATTGCAGCTGTGAAAAGCAAGCACAGTCCCATCACTTGGGGCTCTTTCTGTGCTTGCTCTCTATCCGGCTGAACCAAAAGTTCCAATCTTCTTGTGGCATCTACCGAACGCTGACCATTCCATGCTGAGTGATTTGGGGTTCTCCACCATTCCCTCATTTTTCAGGCTTGGAGAACTCTATGCTTCTCTCCTCCCAAATACTGAGAACCCCAGCATGGTCCCTACTTACAAAAGCTCCATCCCAGCATTTTATTCAGCCTAAGCTGGAGGTTTCATAGGCCACTGAGAGCCCTTTGTCCCAGCCAAACGCTTGCCTAGAGaatctctctcttcctccttgtgGCACTGCTGGCCCTGACTCCTGTCCTCTGCGATCCGCAGCTGCACTTCTTCCACAGCCCCTGCTTCCAGAGAGCTCAGCCCGAGCTCCTCCGGAGGGGacaccccagccctggggaaggAGAGCGAGCCCCGGCTGCAGCCCCACGCGGCCCCGGGCAGGAGGCCGAGCGGCCCAAGAAGAGACGAGCGGATGCTCCGGCGGCGACAGGAGCCACGGAGGAGAAGGACGCCCAGAGCcgcgcagcccccagccccacagcgacCGAGCCGTGGGCCGACCCCGACGCCCCGAGCACCAGTGCCGGGCCAGCCCCGGGCAGACGGCCCGCACAGACAGCCCTGAGCACGTCCCAGAGGCGGCTCCGGCTCCAGCCGCCTTCACCCCAGCGCCGCTCACCTCCTGCCCCGCTGTTCATTGGGCCCCCTCCACGCCCAGACTGGTGGCCAGGTCCGGATCCCGGGCAGCTCCCCGGGGCTGCCGGCCTTCCATTCcgccctccagcacctcctgccGCTCCCGCGCCACGGCCACCACCCTGCCAAGGCCGCATCTTCCGACACTGCCGGACCTGCTCCTGCCCACCCCACGACCCGGCTGCCCGACACGGCGATGGGCTTTGAAACGGGCCGGGGGGAAACAGCAGCGACCTTGGGCTGCGAGTCGTGTGGTAGAGGGAGAAACACCTTAGTCTAGCATTAAGGAATAAACAGGGTTTGTGGTTGTTCAAAACACCTCTTGTCACGCTCCCCTctcctgtctctgcagtctCACAGTTGCTCTCTCGACACTCGGTGTCACCTTCAGGCTGGGAAGGGTTTGGTCCCAGCCCGGCAAAGCCAAGGGCCCCGGAGCGCTGAGCACAACCCAGCCGCGAGCcgacctggggctgctccagcagctgcaccaGCACCCAGGGCCTCTGCAGCCAAACCAGTGCCCCACAGCTCTTGGGGAGCCCATGGcccttcctcccccagctcAGACCAGGGCcaaggggcagcagggctgcggGGAGCACACCTGGCCTCCTCCTGCCCATCGTACGTCCCCTCTGGGGATAACTTCAGCCTTGCAGCTGGCAAAGCCACAACCCCCCGGGCTCCTCGGCCGCTCCTCACAGGATCTGCCTTCCAGCCCTCACCACCTTGcttcccctcctctggacacctTCCCACCCCTCTCAAACCCCAGGGCCCCACCTGCACGCAGCGCTCAAGGGGAGGAGCAGCAACGCCAAACCCTGCAGTCACCGCTCTTGGCCGGTCGTGCTGTGCTGGATGTGCCCCACGATGCCGTTTGTCCTCCCAGCTGCCAGGGGATTCTGCTGGCTCCCAGCGAGCTGCTGCCCACCAGCAGCCCACCGCCCTCTGGGCACGGCGCGtctcatagaatagaatcatagaatcactaggttggaaaagagccccaggatcatcgagtacaaccattctcatcaagcactaaactgtgcccctcagcacctcatccacctcttttaaacacctccagggaagtgacacaaccccctccctgggcagcctctgccagtgcccaatgaccttttctgtgatacatttttttctgattccagcctaaacctcccctggtggagcttgaggctactTTCTTTCATCCTCTCCCCTGTCAtgggggagaagagcccagctccctgctcttcaaaacctcctttcaggtagtcagagagagcaatgaggtctcccctcagcctcctcttctccaggctaaacacccccagctctctcagccgctcctcataaggcctgttctccagccccttcaccagcttcattgctcttctctggactcgctccagagcctcaacatccttcttgtggtgaggggccagaactggacacaggattcgaggagcggtctcaccagtgccgagtacagagggagaataacctccctggacctgctggtcacgccgtctCTGATAAAGGCCAAGATTCcactgtccttcttggccacctgggccactgctggctcctctccagccactcctctcccacTTTATCCTTGGTCCCAGCACGAGCCGTCCCAGGTGCAGAATCCAGCATttgctcctcttttctttcatgcCAGTCATGGGTGCGATCCCAGAGCGGGGGTTGTTCCACAGCAGAGGGCACGGGCGTTTCTGCACTGGGGGAAGGAGGCCAAGGGAAGAACTGCAGCTCTGGGGCTTTTTGATGTCCAGCACTGCAGCCTTGTCACCCCTCCCTGGGGACAGCCCCATCCTGGAGACACCCCCATCCTGGAGACACCCCCAATCCTTTGGGAATGACCCcatccttccaacccaaaccaaccacTCCACGATCCTGTTATTCTAACTCTGAAAGCGCAGCCTGTGCTGTTCCCCACTTGGCTACATTTTGTCAGCACAGACATTCTCTTTTCCAGGGAAGAAGCAAAGCCTCTAGGAACACACAGGCAGGCAAGGCTACCCAAGTTAAAACTTTATTGGAAATGTTCAAAAGCTCTAGTAACAAGATCACCTCCCGGTACAAATATAGATTTAAATGCATAAACTAAACCAATTCAAAATCTATTCATGATTCCTGTGCAGTAGTGGAATATTACTCTTGGCTACCCACTTTGTGAATGAAAGGGAATGAAAGCTGAGTTAGCAGGGACagctctagaaaaaaaaagaccatctGCCCAGGACAAGATTAGGAAGAGGTTTTTCTTTCTAACACAGAATCCTCTAAGGAGACAAAAACAAACCGaaggctccaaagctccaaggAGTTCAGTTTTCCCATGTCTGCTTATGCTTTCAGTCACACGGTCATGGCGTATAATCAAGTCCAGGTAAGAGAATCTATACTTTCTGCGTGGCCTTGAATTCCAAGGAGGCACTCGGAGTAACCAGGACTCTTACAGGACGGGAAGAGCAGAGATCACCTTCCACATCACGAAGCTCGGTAGGATAACTTGATACACAGACAAGCACTTGCTTAGAACTAACCCCAGCTGGAAGTAACTTCACTCAGCATCCGTTGACTTGTAGTGATCATCATCCACAGTGGAGTAGATGTGTCCCTCACTGCTGAGGAATTCGACTGCTTgcctttgaaggaaaaaaaaaaaccaaaccattgCTAACTTTCTGTCAGGAATTTCCCACTCAAGAGACCCCCATCCCTCACGTTCCCTTCTGGCACCTGCCAAGGGAAGCTCTCAGTGTGAGCAGCTGCCCTCGCAGTTCCCAGGTAAAAGCAAAACCTATGGTTTCGCTTCAGAGGGGACAGCACACAGCAATACAATGGGCATTAATGACTGTCTTTAGGCTTCACTGGTTTTCTAATTCTCAGGGAGAAGTTATGAGAGacagcaaggaaaggagaacagAGGAAGTCTATTCCCTAGTTTTAATGAGCGTGCAGAGAGCAATGCAGTTCTGGAATGGGAGAAAACACTGCTGAGGCACCACAGCACTTACAGAAAACTATTCCTTTGCTCCTAAAGTTAAACAGCTTCGGAGCAAAGCATTTCAATACCCTGTTGAAGACTGCAAAAGATCTGGCTCACTACTGCATCCTACTGGGAATATCCAAGATTGCCAGCTCTGTTTCACAAGAGGCTCACCCAGTACTTTCCTCTCTGCCAGCTTTTATCAGACCCCAAGAAGGACTGCCTAGATTTCCACAACATCCTTCATTTCTACACACTTACTTGATCGTTGCCATGCTCATATTCTGGAGCTGAAGTTTCAGCTCCTGAAGACTCATGCCTTCTGGGACAGGGCAGTTCTTAATCAAGTTCAGCACCTGGAAAAGCAAGAACCACCATCAGCATGCAGCTGAGCTTCCCCACCATCCATGGACGGCAAGACTGAGGAAGAACTATCCAGCTTCAAAGAACAACCGAGCTTGCATTTCTTTGTCCTACATCACACAGCAGCAGgctctgctggggctgcagtgtTCCCGGAGACACTGCTTGCGCCTACCTGACTCTGGTGCGCTGTGAGCCCGttcactggaaggctgctgcctCCTCCGTAGCCCCCCATGTCACTGATCCCAGTAGAGGAAAACGACTGCGGCACTCTCGACGCTGACTGCAATTACCAGAGTAAAAGCTGCGGTTACCCAGGCTGCCATGAACCCACAGCATTAAAGACTTGGTGTTATTTGAGagaaacaataattaaaaatagattCCCAAAAGAAACCACTGGAAATGGACTGCAACACAACCTCTCTCCAAGGAAGCCAGGACTCCTGTTACACCACCAGCAGCTTCAAGTTTTCCAGCCACAAAACCTATGTACAACTTCTGCAACGAGCCAACAAGTCCCTCTCCATGGGAGCCAACCAGGGACGCCGCGAGGGCTGCGATGGATCAGCACATACCATGAGATTCTTCCTGAGGATCATATGCGCGTTGACAATCTCCAGGATGTGTGTGGTGAACTCATTCATGTTTTCCAGAGGCATGACTTTAAACGCCACCAAGCTTTTCTTATtcttccaaagaaaagaaaaagaaaaggaaaaaacccttcACATCACAGAACAGGAACCGCTGAGCAGCCAGCCCCATCATTCTCTCCAGgtcagcagcagggagggagcctCCCTGCATGGAACCAGTCCGGAATTTCCTGACTGAGGCTCTCTACATGATTTtgcaaaacaatttcttcctaaccaGGTGATAATCAACTGCATTTTGGTGTAATGCATGCACcactatttaaatatttatttatatatttagttATGTGCAACCACATCACAGAATGCACTACAAGAAGCTTCCCCATCAGCCAGAACTCGGTCTCAGCTATATAGCACAAGGACCGAGAACCTGGTGGCcagtgctctgctctgctgaaagCAATGTACAGATGAAGAGGGACATTTTAAACGGGCCCTCTTGTCCTTTGCATTTAGGAACCATTAAGGTGTTATTAAATAGAGCCCTGGCAAAggcaaaaggaagaacaaagacCACGATCAGGTGGGTGCTATGGTCTGTGCTAGAACACCAGTCCCTCACGCCGCTCCTCCAGCCTCGTGGCCTGGAGTCAGACATGGTAACAGGACCTCACCTGGAAAGACCGGAGGTGTCCAGCAACTTTGACGTACGTTCCTGGAGGTACCACAACGTTCTCGCCACCTGCCTCCTAACcgggaaggaaaggagaacaaAAGGTTTTGCTGATTCACCATTTCATTTCTCCATCATCTCAAATTATTTGGGAAAGGAGGCTTATCTCAAGCAAACACAAACAGCATGCGTTCCTACATTCAGCAAGGGCAGTTTAGGTGAACTTAACCTTAAATGAAAACTAGAATAAAACTATTTACTCCTCTGAACACAGGCTACATTTGACAGCAGTCACAGCCAGTTGTTTGCTCTGCTATCTCTGTCCATCTGAGGGATTTTCACAGagcaacaaaaggaaagaaCCCTCAAACAGTAAAAGCAGGTGTTCAATGACGTAACTTGGCTAGAGGAATGGAAGCTGGTCAGAACCGTTTTTGCAGCTATGCTAAACCTGCAGTTAACCCAGCTCAATGTCTGCCCAATTACTCTCCCAAAGTTGTTCAACCGAACTCAGCAGTTTGCCTACAAATGTACAACAGGGTTCCATGGGCTGGTTTCAAGGTCTGCTATACCAGCACTGAGATTTTCCAGCACATCAGGAGGTACACATCAGAAAACAGCACAATATTCATCAGGACACATCTTTGCCTCAACCTCTGAGCCACACAGAAGTCTCTGTTCACTCCCTCTGCTTATACTTCTGCACCAAGTCACTGGGCACGCATCTCTTAGTTCAGCTGTGAGGCAACATCTGAGCTTCAGCTGCTAAACTCTGACAAATAATTCAAAGTGATTCAATGTAGAAGAACAAATGAATTACAAAATTCAGAGTTGCATATGGCACCACTGGTCTCTgctacagcagcagctcccttgGCTTTCAGAGGCACGTGACTCCTAAACCGGTTTTGAGAACAGCCACCTCTTAGAATCATataatccctaggttggaaaagacccttgagatcatcaggtccaattgtacctgtccactactaaatcatatccctaagcacttcacctAACCacctttcaaacacctccagggatggggactcaatcacctccctgtgcagcctct containing:
- the RPA2 gene encoding replication protein A 32 kDa subunit; this translates as MWSGHGTFEGGFGAAGPPGGFAQSPGGFGSQAGSERKQRIRSQNIVPCTVSQLLAAEQVDEAFRIRDVEISQVTIMGIIRHAEKAPTNILYKVDDMTAAPMDVRQWVDTDEAGGENVVVPPGTYVKVAGHLRSFQNKKSLVAFKVMPLENMNEFTTHILEIVNAHMILRKNLMSASRVPQSFSSTGISDMGGYGGGSSLPVNGLTAHQSQVLNLIKNCPVPEGMSLQELKLQLQNMSMATIKQAVEFLSSEGHIYSTVDDDHYKSTDAE